ACGATGGCCACGGTGGAAAACAGCAGCGTCACCACGGTGACCAGGCATACCGAGTAGCCGTACCACTGGGCGATGCGGTTGGGCCGGTCCACGGCGTCTCTCCTGGCAAGGGTGCTTGCGAAGCCGATCCACAGGACGAGCGGTATCCCGAACAACAGCGCCGGGAACAGCCACAGGAACGGCGATGGTGATATCGCGAAGTCCATCAGCACTCTCTCTCCCGCTGGTGGTTGCCTCAGCCGGCCAGCGCCGGGCGGGCCGGTACCAAGTCGCAAAAAGCGAAGCGCTCGCCGCGCATCACCACTTCACCCACCTCGTATGGGATGGGCTCGCGGAAGCCGGGTCCCGCCGAGACGAAGGTGTGGAACTCGCCGTTTTCGCCGCAGGCGTCGATGCCTTCCGGCAGGTCCCCCAGCAGAGATGCGTCGTAGCGGCGTCCCGCGAACTCGGCGGATAGCGCATCCGTGTCTACGCAGACCAGCCGGGCCGCGATCCCGCGGCGGATCACCTCCCGCGCAAGCACGTCCGTCGCCTCGCCCCACAGCGGAAAGACGGCGCCGTAGCCCGATGCGGCGATTCGCTGCTCGCGGTACTGCCGCACATCCTCCAGGAAGATGTCGCCGAACGCGATCCGCCGGACCTCCGGATGCCGCTCCCGCAGCCGCTCCAGCGCCTCCGCCAGCGCCGCATCGTACGCTTCGTTGCTGCTCTCCGGCTGCAGCGTCACCTCGTGCAATGGAGCGCCGATCGACTCCGCCTGCGCATGCAGCAGCGCGCGCCGGACGCCGTGGATGCTCACCCGGTCGTAGCCGGCGGTCACCGTCGTGAGCAGGCCCACGACGTCGAACCGCGGGTCATCGAGGAGGCGCGCCAGGGCGAGCGCGCTGTCCTTGCCGCCGCTCCAGCTGAGGACGACGGGCTCGGCTGCGCTCACGATCGGGCGCGATTGATCTGTCATCGCGACGGGCGCCAGGCGTCTTCCGGGTTGAAGTGCTCGTAGACCGCGCGGGAGACGGCCTGGAGCAGGCGCGAGCCCTCGTTGCCGGGCTCGTAGCCGGTATCCGCCTGGTTCTTGGTGATGACGGCCAGCACGTAGTCGCCCGTGGGCGCGTTCACCAGCAGCACCTCGCTGCGCGAGCGGTCCACGAAGCCCTGCTTGGAGGCGGCCTGGATGGTCGGCGGAATCTGCGAGAGCGCTTCCTGGTCCCAGTAGCTCTTCGTGAGCATGCGGTACATCTCCGCCGATGCGCGTGGGTTCACCGCACGCCCCTCCCGGATCATCACCAGCGCCTGGGCGATCTCGCGCGGCGTCGTCTGCCCCCACCCGTAGACGGAACGCGCCTGCTCGCGCCCCGGGGTGCGCGAGTTCACGCGCGTCTGCCGGAACCCGTGCCCATCCAGCCACTCGTTCACCGCCGCGCCGCCCCCCACCAGCGCCTGGATCCACAAACTCGCGTGGTTGTCGCTGATGGTGAGCATCAGGAACGCCAGCTCGCGCAGCGGCAGCGTGTCGCCCGCCGCCATGTAGCCCACCACGTCCGTCGCTTCCGTGTAGCGGTAGGTGAGCGTATCGGGATAGGGCACGCGCGCGTCCAGGCTCAGCCGGCCCTGCTGCACCTGGTCGTACAGCGTCAGCAGGATGGGCACCTTGATCATGCTGGCCGTGGGGAACACCGTGTCGGCGTCGATGGCCACGGTGGCGCCCGTGGGCAGGTGGCGCACGTAGATGCCTACGTCGCCGCGAAAGCCGCGCACCAGGCTGTCGAGCCGGGCCGTGAGCGCCGCGTTCGTCCGCTCGGGCGGGAAGCGGTCGGCCTGCGCGCGGAGTGGCGGGGCGAGGAACAGCGCGGCGATCAGCGACAGCCGGGCGATGCGGTTCATGATGGGTTGCACTGGACAGGGTGACGCTGCGCACGACGGGCAAAGATGCTTCGGACGTCGCGCGTCCGCCACGCCGATGGTGTCAACGCACGGCGGCGCCCAAGCGCGCCTCCTCGAGGCCGGGGAAGCCGACGTCCGCCCCGCTCCACACAGCGGCGAGCTCACGGTACTCCTGCACCGCCTCGTCGCGCCGGTTCAGCGCCAGGAGCGCGCGGGCACGGTGCAGGCGTGCGCGCGGCCGTCCGGGCGCCGTGCGCTCCAGCGCCTCCAGTTCCGCCAGCGCCTCGGCCGGGCGGCCGGTGGCCAGCAGGAGCTCCGCCGCACGCTCGCGCGGAGGCATGGCCGTTCCCGGCGGGCCGAACGCGAACGGAAGCGCCTCCAGCTGCGCCGCCGCGGCGCGGAGCAGGGCCACCGCCGAGTCCGGCTGGTTGGCCCACCCGAACCGCTCGGCGCGCAGCATCTGCTCCATCGCCCGCGCCTCGCCCAAGGGCACCGCCCGCGCGCCGCCGGCCTGCGCCTGGGCAATGCGCTCGCCGATCCGCGCGAGCATCGAATCCGCCAGCAGGCGGTCGGCGTCGCGGCTGCCCGGCGTTGCGTCCGCCGCGCGCGCGGCGCGCCGGGCTGCGGCGTATCCCACGAGGAAGTCGGCGAGCGTGCGCACGCCGACGGCACGCAGGTGCGTGGTATCGAACCGCATGCGGGCCAGCGGCGAGTCCCACGCGTCGGTGTTCATCACGTGGGCGGCCGTCATCAGCACGGCGTGGGCGTCGGCGTCGGCGCGGCCGCGTGCCGCCCGGCGCGTTCCATCCGCCAGCGCCGTCTGATAGATGAGCATGGAATCCAGCCACCCGCGCGCCTCGCGCACCTTGCCCTGCTGCAGCAGCCCGTACGCCAGCCAGTGCGTGCCGTGGCCAAGGGCGTACTGCTCGGGCGCCTGCGCGCGGTGCGCGCGCAGGTTGGCCGCCACCACGTCGTCCCAGCGGCCCAGGGCGATGAAGATGTGCGAGGTCATGTGCTGCGCGTGCCCCGCCGCGGGGACTGTTTCGCCGTACACGCGGGCCGCGTCGATGCCCCGGGTGGCGCTGGCCGGGTCGTCGACGGCGTGGATCAGGTAGTGGAGCGCGCCGGGATGGCGGGGATGCGCGCGCAGGATGGTGTCGGCGACGGCCTCGGCCATGGCGTAGGCCCGCGGCTCGCGCTCACCCTGGTTCAGCCCCAGCAGGGACAGCGCGTAGAACGACGCCGCCTCGGGATCCGCCGGGTCGTCCGCGTGCAGGCGGGCCAGCGCGCGATGGAAGGCGGTGTCGCGCACGGCCTTGGGCAGGTCGCCCGCGTACAGCGTCTCCACGGCATCCAGCCACGCCCGTTCGCGGGGGGTTCGCGCCATGCGGGCGCGTGCCTCGGGCGTGGGGGCCAGCGACCGCAGGGCCGCCCGGGCTTGGGCGGTGTCCTGCTGGTTCCACACGGGGTGCGTGTGCGCGAACGCCTCGAACGCCGCGCTCATGGCGTCGCCCGGGTCCAGCTGGCGCGCCCGCTTGAACGCCGCGATGGCCTCGGGATAGTGGAAGTTGTGGAGCAGCAGCACGCCCCGGGTGAACTCCGCCTGGGCGGCGGGCGCGGCGCGGGTGGCGAAGTGGATGGCACCCAGCCCGCCCGCCGACCCGTCCGCCGCGCGCGCCTCGGCCCCGTGGCCCGCGTGCTGGGCGGCGGCCGGCGGCGCGGGGGAAAGGACCGCGGCGAGGAGGGTGGCCAGTCCGACAAGGAAGGATTTCGCACGCATGGGGCCCCGGTGGGTTGAGGGATGCAGGCGAGCGCGGTCAGCGCGGGACGATGTTCACGCCCCAGGCCTGGAACCCGGGATGCAGCTGCTCCAGGCGTTCCATGACGGCCGTGGCGGGCATGGGGTCGCCCTCCGTTCTCGGGAACTGCTGCTGGACCGCGCGGATGAAGCCCAGCCCGCGCTCGCGGAACACCTGCGCCACCTGGCGGGCGAAGACGGCCTGGTACCAGTTGTAGTTTTCCGGGCCCACGCGAATGTACAGCCGCTCGAAGTCGTCCAGCGTGGTGTGCGCCGGCGTGGGCGACTCCAGCTTGGCCTGCAGCATGGCGTTCCACGACGGCGCCAGCCGCGGCGCCGCCCGCTCCAGGAAGGCGTACGCGAAGTACGATGCCAGGAACTCGCTGAACCAGCGCGCGTGCGTTCGGATGCCCATCTGCCCGGCGTAGCTGTGCCCCAGCTCGTGCAGTCCGATGAGGTCCGTCATCCGCGCGGCGTTCTCGTCGAAGCTCACCCCGGTTGCGGCCACCCGCGCCCGCACCGCTTGCGATGCACCGGGCTCCAGCTTGCGGAAATCCTCGGAGATTGCCCCGTCGAAGGTGGCGGGAAGGAATACCACGCCACCCGCGATGTAGGGCACACCGTACGGCACCCGCGAAACGCGCTCCCAGTCCGCCTTCGGCAGAACGGCCACGTGCACGCGCGTTTCCAGGCCCAGCGAATCGGCGAAGAACCGGGCGGCCTCGCGCAGGAGCGCCTGCGCCTCCATCGCCCGGGCGTGGTCCGCGGGCCGGTGGAACACCGGGAGAGGAGCCGCGAGCGAGTCCAGCCCAAGGGCGCGCACCTGCTCGATCACCGGCGGCGGCGGGCTCTGCGCCGGGGTCTGCGCCGCGGCGGGAGCGGCGGCGAGCAGCGGAAGGAGGGCCAGGGAAAGCTTCAGAGGGTCGATCATGGAAAGAAGGCGGGAAGGGGTGAAGAGGATGGGTCGTGCAGGCTTCAGTATGCGTGATCGGACCCGCCCGAGGCAACGATCAGGCGATAGCCGATGTCGAGCTCGGTGCGGGCGAGGAGGTGGCCGTGGCGCACGGTCCACGTGCCGTCCGCGAGGTCGGCCCGCAGCCGATCCAGGCCGGGCCGCGGGTCGCGGAGCTTGGCGAACGCCGAGATGGCGCCACGCGCGCCGTCGTCCAGGTAGCGCTCCGGCCGGCGCCAGTAGCCGCCCAGAAAGCCGTCCGTGCAGTCCGCCGGAACGGGGACGGGGCGCGCTTCCACCGGGCCCAGGACGCTCTCCATCTGCGCGATCGTGGGCATGGTGAGCAGGTCCATCTCCACGATTTCGGGAAAGTAGTCCTGCACCAGCCAGAACCCGGGATGCTCGGGATCCCACGTGAGGATGGCGACGCGGTCGCGGGCCACCCGCCGCATCTCCCGCAGCCCGGCCCGCCAGTCAGGCCAGTGGTGGATGGTCAGCACCGCGAGGGCGGCATCGAACGAGGCGTCGCGAAAGGGCAGGTGGTCGGCGTAGGCCCGCACGGCCGGCCCCGCGCCGGAGTGCCGCTGGCGCACCATCTCGGCCGAGGGCTCCACCGCGGCCACCCTCCGGTCCGCCGGCTCGTACGATCCCGCTCCCGCACCGACGTTCAGGATGGTGGACGCGGAGCCCAGCGCGTCGGCGATCTGCGCGGCGATGCGGGGGTCGGGGCGGCGGTAGGCGGAGTAGCCGACGCCGATGGTGTCGTAGATGGGCTGTGCCATGTCAGTCTCCCGCCTGTGTGGAGGCCGCGGCGCGGGCGTGCTCGGCCTGCAGCGTCCGTTCGATGCGCGTGTCGGGGATCAGCCACATCAGCGCGACCGCCGCGTACAGCGCGTTCGACAGCTCCGGGTGCACGAACGCCAGCGGAATCGCCGCCGCGTAAATCACCAGGGACAGTTTGCCCTTTACGTCGCGCCCGAGCGCCCTGGCCAGCAGCGACTCGCGGCCTTCCTGCGCCACGATCGCCCGCTCCAGCACCCAGTACGCCACCGCCGCCATCAGCAGGACCACGCCGTACAAGGCCGTGGGGGCCGCGGCGAAGTCGTTCTCTCCCATCCATCCGGTGACGAACGGCACCAGCGACAGCCAGAACAGCAGGTGAAGGTTGGCCCACAGCACCTTGCCGTTCACCCGCTGCGTGACGTGAAGCATGTGGTGGTGGTTGTTCCAGTAGATGCCGATGTACACGAAGCTCAGCACGTAGCTCAGCACCACGGGCAGCAGCGGGCGCAGCGCCGGCAGCTCCGCGCCGTGCGGCACCTTCAACTCCAGGACCATGATGGTGATGATGATGGCCAGCACTCCGTCGCTGAACGCCTCCAGGCGCGTGGTTCCCATCCTGCCGTCCGTGTTCAGAGGAGCACCGTAAAGGCGAGCGCGATGGCGGAGAGCATCCAGATGCTGAGCAGCACCTGGTACACGAGGTAGAGGCACACCGTCTTGAGCACGGCCGGCAGCCATCCACCCCAGTACACGCGATGGAGAGCGAAGCCCAGGTAAACGGACGCGATGAGTGCGATCACCGCGTCCATCAGGCCGGGGAGCTCGCCCGGGGGGCGGGCGGGCAGCAGCCGGTCGACGATCATCAGGAGCAGGAAGAACGCGCTCCAGTGCAGCGAAAACACGACGTGGCCCACGTACCCGGCCGGCGCGCGGCGATGGAACAGGTGAAGCACCAGCCCGAACAGCAGCACCGACGCCACCAGGAACGCGGGGAGGTAGCCCGTCACCGTCGCCTCGAACCGCTCGCGGAACAGCTCCATCGAGATGCCGCGCCCGGCGAGCGGCGCGAGCGATTCCCTGCTGACGGTTCCGCTGACCCCGATGGCGTTCAGCGAGCTGACCACGCGCCCCTCCCGCGGATCGAACGTCAGGAACGGCCGATACGCGTTGACGAAGAAGAACGCCGCCGCCGCTCCCAGGTACAGCTGCAGCGGCTGCGTGTACCGCACGCGCCGCCCATCCAGGTACTCGCGGGTCAGCCGTCCCGGCCGCCCCAGCAGCGTGCCCAGAGTTCGGAGAAGGCGGGAGTCCAGGCTGGTGAGGTCCGCGGCGGCTTGACTGGCGAACGCCCGCACCGACGTGGCCGCCGGCTCCGCCGCCTGCCCGCAGGCGTGGCAGAACGCGCCGAGCAGCGCCGTCGCGCAGTTGTCGCACGTGTCGGCGCTCACGTCGTCCGGCGCATCCGGCGCGACACCGATCATCGCGGCCCTGACCGCACGGGTCCCTCCCTGCACGCCATGTCAGCGAAGGAAGGGAAGCGGGCTCACCGGGCAGAAGTCGGGCGATTCGTGGAGGATGTTGCGCAGGGCCGGCACGTGCCCCGACCCGACCGCCACCAGCACGCGCCGCGTTCCGGGACGCAGCACGCGGGTAAGGTTGTGAGCCATGATGATGTTGCGCTCGTACCAGCGGGCAAGCAGCTGCGGTCCGCCGCGGTTGCGGCCCTCGCCCGCCGCCAGCATGCTGCCGAACATGGCGAACGAGTTGCCGCCCTGCAGCCCTTCGTCGGAGTTCGCCGCCCGCAGGTGCTCGATCACGCTCGTTTCGCGCTGCCACGCCGAGGTGGAGTCCGCGCGCTTACTAAGCACCGCCATGAGGCTGTCGCTGTGCGCCTTGAACTCGGGACGCCGAACGTAGAGCGCCTCGATGGAGTCGTTGCCGATGGGCATCTGGTGATCGATCGGATGCACCGTCGCGTGCCCCAGCCTGCGGGCAAGGCGAAACGCGATCTGGTCGACCTCGTTGTGGTTGCGCGTGGTGCCCTGGGCCAGGTACCGCTGGTATCGCGCGGTGGTGGAGTCCGCGAAGCCGAACGGCCACTCGACCGCGATCTGCTCGGGGCCCCAGCCAGCCAGCCGCGTCACCAGTTCGTCGAGCTCCGCCTGCCTGTGTGGGCCCAGGATGTCGGTGGCCGGGGTATCGACCCCGTCACTCGGTGAGCCCTCGAAGTGATACGTCCCCAGCAGCATCACTTCTACTTCGCCGGGCCGGCATGCAGCCGGAAAACCGGTAGGAGGCTGCTCGCTCGCCATGGGCGCCGGCGCAACGGCCGCGGGGGCGCAACTGGCCAGCGCAACGACGAGCCCGACCCCTCCGATGCGCCACAGCTCCATCATCGATGTTTCTCGTGCGTATGGGTTACAGGCGGGGGGTGCGACCGTGGGCTTCGACCATCGGTGGATATGAAGGCTGCCGCGTTACTCGCGAAGACGAGCGATCCAGCGTGGTAGATGTGCCCTCCGACCACCGAGCGTTTCGACAGCGCCCAGCAGATGTTGCACGGCGTCGTTGCGTTCGCCGGGCGGGAGGTGCGCCACCAGCAACGAGAGCGCGGCTGCAGCGGCCTCGCTGCTCACCTCGCCGTCGTCACTCGCCTGCCTCTGGACGTACCACTCGTTGAGCTTGCGGAGGGTGCCCACGTGCGGCTCGGAACCGTTCAGGAATGCGCGGAAACCGGTGCCGGACAGGCCGATCTCGCGCGCGGCCTGCCGCTGCGAGGTCACTTCCGCATACGCGCGGGCAGCTTCGCGAAGCGCGTCCAGGGAGACGACGCGCTCACCAATCCGAGCACTCGCTCCGTCTGTCACCATCAGCCGCCCGCGTCCAAGCCTCCCAGCAGGTCAGCCGGTGCGATTTCCAGCGCCTCTGCGAGCCTGACGATGTTCACCAAGGCAACGTTCCGCTCGCCGCGCTCAGCGCCGCCCACGTACGTGCGGTCGATCCCGGCCTTGGCCGCAAGCTTCTCCTGCGAAAGCCCCGTCCGCTGACGAGCTTCGCGCAGGTTCTCGCCAAAACGCTTCAGGATGTCGGATCGGGATAGTGCGGTCACGTGGCGGGCTGTTTGAATCGGCGTGGACCTTCACGAGTAGATGATGGGAGGCTTGCCGACGATCCGTCCACGGATTATAAGTATCTGATGACTATAAGTATTCTGAACAGACGGAGGGGCTGATGAGGACCAATGGGGAAGGTGGAAAGCACACGTCACCGATGAGGCTACTGGAGATGCTGTTGGACCGCTTCGGCGCGTTCGAGACGATCGCGTTCGCGTCGTTGCAGATGGCTGCGACCGGCGATCACGAGAACGCCCCGCCGATGAGCCGGATGACTGCGAACGCGATTCTGGAGTTTGGCGACGATCTGCGGCAGGCGTACCAAGCGGCGACGGACTGGGTCGAAGCACGTTAGGCGAAGAGGCGAAGAACAGACGATTTCAAGCGTGCTCAACTATCGTGTCGCGCGCCGGTGAGCGAACGGATCAGCTGCACTTCATCCTGGCGGTACGGGGTGCCGTCGGGGCGGAAGA
This genomic stretch from Longimicrobium sp. harbors:
- a CDS encoding serine hydrolase, producing MNRIARLSLIAALFLAPPLRAQADRFPPERTNAALTARLDSLVRGFRGDVGIYVRHLPTGATVAIDADTVFPTASMIKVPILLTLYDQVQQGRLSLDARVPYPDTLTYRYTEATDVVGYMAAGDTLPLRELAFLMLTISDNHASLWIQALVGGGAAVNEWLDGHGFRQTRVNSRTPGREQARSVYGWGQTTPREIAQALVMIREGRAVNPRASAEMYRMLTKSYWDQEALSQIPPTIQAASKQGFVDRSRSEVLLVNAPTGDYVLAVITKNQADTGYEPGNEGSRLLQAVSRAVYEHFNPEDAWRPSR
- a CDS encoding tetratricopeptide repeat protein; this translates as MRAKSFLVGLATLLAAVLSPAPPAAAQHAGHGAEARAADGSAGGLGAIHFATRAAPAAQAEFTRGVLLLHNFHYPEAIAAFKRARQLDPGDAMSAAFEAFAHTHPVWNQQDTAQARAALRSLAPTPEARARMARTPRERAWLDAVETLYAGDLPKAVRDTAFHRALARLHADDPADPEAASFYALSLLGLNQGEREPRAYAMAEAVADTILRAHPRHPGALHYLIHAVDDPASATRGIDAARVYGETVPAAGHAQHMTSHIFIALGRWDDVVAANLRAHRAQAPEQYALGHGTHWLAYGLLQQGKVREARGWLDSMLIYQTALADGTRRAARGRADADAHAVLMTAAHVMNTDAWDSPLARMRFDTTHLRAVGVRTLADFLVGYAAARRAARAADATPGSRDADRLLADSMLARIGERIAQAQAGGARAVPLGEARAMEQMLRAERFGWANQPDSAVALLRAAAAQLEALPFAFGPPGTAMPPRERAAELLLATGRPAEALAELEALERTAPGRPRARLHRARALLALNRRDEAVQEYRELAAVWSGADVGFPGLEEARLGAAVR
- a CDS encoding class I SAM-dependent methyltransferase — translated: MAQPIYDTIGVGYSAYRRPDPRIAAQIADALGSASTILNVGAGAGSYEPADRRVAAVEPSAEMVRQRHSGAGPAVRAYADHLPFRDASFDAALAVLTIHHWPDWRAGLREMRRVARDRVAILTWDPEHPGFWLVQDYFPEIVEMDLLTMPTIAQMESVLGPVEARPVPVPADCTDGFLGGYWRRPERYLDDGARGAISAFAKLRDPRPGLDRLRADLADGTWTVRHGHLLARTELDIGYRLIVASGGSDHAY
- a CDS encoding TMEM175 family protein, which produces MGTTRLEAFSDGVLAIIITIMVLELKVPHGAELPALRPLLPVVLSYVLSFVYIGIYWNNHHHMLHVTQRVNGKVLWANLHLLFWLSLVPFVTGWMGENDFAAAPTALYGVVLLMAAVAYWVLERAIVAQEGRESLLARALGRDVKGKLSLVIYAAAIPLAFVHPELSNALYAAVALMWLIPDTRIERTLQAEHARAAASTQAGD
- a CDS encoding DUF3667 domain-containing protein, whose amino-acid sequence is MIGVAPDAPDDVSADTCDNCATALLGAFCHACGQAAEPAATSVRAFASQAAADLTSLDSRLLRTLGTLLGRPGRLTREYLDGRRVRYTQPLQLYLGAAAAFFFVNAYRPFLTFDPREGRVVSSLNAIGVSGTVSRESLAPLAGRGISMELFRERFEATVTGYLPAFLVASVLLFGLVLHLFHRRAPAGYVGHVVFSLHWSAFFLLLMIVDRLLPARPPGELPGLMDAVIALIASVYLGFALHRVYWGGWLPAVLKTVCLYLVYQVLLSIWMLSAIALAFTVLL
- a CDS encoding DUF5694 domain-containing protein — translated: MLLGTYHFEGSPSDGVDTPATDILGPHRQAELDELVTRLAGWGPEQIAVEWPFGFADSTTARYQRYLAQGTTRNHNEVDQIAFRLARRLGHATVHPIDHQMPIGNDSIEALYVRRPEFKAHSDSLMAVLSKRADSTSAWQRETSVIEHLRAANSDEGLQGGNSFAMFGSMLAAGEGRNRGGPQLLARWYERNIIMAHNLTRVLRPGTRRVLVAVGSGHVPALRNILHESPDFCPVSPLPFLR
- a CDS encoding helix-turn-helix transcriptional regulator, with the protein product MTALSRSDILKRFGENLREARQRTGLSQEKLAAKAGIDRTYVGGAERGERNVALVNIVRLAEALEIAPADLLGGLDAGG